The proteins below are encoded in one region of Colletotrichum lupini chromosome 5, complete sequence:
- a CDS encoding endonuclease/Exonuclease/phosphatase, whose product MADGTRYLDHPVGDLYLNSLIPKETAADAILLNTLLRQFSAKDSNTPTPSNPIPRANLLGMFSQNHQQGPNSRINGGHGGRGIPMLYNYQQQQQQHHQTHLQHHQAAQAEHAAHNGNGGVMGHHSAFSSGVMGNSSPYSSNAMQNGQGGATRGGQAQQITEHWAEQLRLYEESKQAHRAMTEQNQPHYYARLKASENRGIAGPPPSSGKNGDDDADDRRRPYSVEKNKERQNWHNMDLSGQGLRNLAPALFRYQFLHDLFIASNRLQSLPPAIGQLRQLRYLNMSFNQIKILPPELGMCTYLNQLLLFDNQIQTLPFELGSLHLLDVLGIEGNPIDPDMKQEIMEKGTKSLINLLKEQAPIPMPPNPRKLITVQEDVSPTLEKVRVFSWNVLCDKYATPQTYGYTPTGALNWEYRKDCIFSEMREKDADLLCLQEISTEAFKEEFSPELAQMDYKGVHWPKTRAKTMAEKDAQGVDGCATFYKASKWILLDKQVIEFAAIAINRPDMKNQHDVFNRVMPKDNIAVVVFLESRATGARIILVNGHLAWESVLADVKLIQTGILMEQVTKFAEKYVRWPALKDKKPIVFSATGKDGDEPAPPPAKEPGPSQEYRNNTDIPLLVCGDFNSTGDSSVYELLSMGRVPPNHQELSSFQYGSFTRDGIEHPFSLRDAYAHIKNTPDEMPFTNYTPGFSDVIDYLWYSTNTLEVVDLLGPPDPEYLKRMPAFPNYHFPADHIQIMAEFVIKARKDKKSPHPEPDFGSGSGQGR is encoded by the exons ATGGCCGATGGTACTCGCTATCTGGACCACCCTGTCGGAGATCTCTACCTCAACTCTCTCATACCGAAAGAAACCGCCGCCGACGCCATACTCTTGAACACGCTCCTGCGCCAATTCTCCGCCAAAGACTCGAATACACCTACACCGTCCAATCCGATCCCACGGGCCAATCTGCTAGGGATGTTCTCTCAGAATCACCAGCAGGGCCCCAACTCCCGCATCAATGGGGGCCACGGCGGCCGGGGCATCCCAATGCTGTACAACTAccaacagcagcaacagcaacaccACCAGACTCACCTCCAGCACCACCAAGCTGCCCAGGCCGAACATGCTGCGCACAATGGCAATGGAGGCGTAATGGGCCACCACTCGGCCTTCTCCTCCGGCGTCATGGGGAATTCTAGCCCGTACAGCAGCAATGCTATGCAAAACGGGCAAGGAGGAGCCACGCGAGGAGGACAAGCACAACAAATCACTGAACATTGGGCGGAGCAGCTCCGACTCTACGAGGAGTCCAAGCAAGCCCACCGTGCCATGACCGAACAGAACCAGCCGCACTACTACGCCAGACTAAAGGCTTCAGAGAACCGTGGCATTGCCGGGCCTCCGCCATCTTCGGGCAAGAACGGCGACGACGATGCGGACGATAGGAGACGACCATATAGCGTAGAGAAGAATAAGGAACGGCAGAACTGGCACAACATGGACCTCAGCGGCCAGGGACTGCGTAATCTCGCACCCGCGCTTTTCCGCTACCAGTTCCTCCACGACCTCTTCATCGCCTCCAACAGGCTTCAGAGTCTCCCTCCCGCGATCGGCCAGTTGCGCCAGCTCCGTTACCTCAACATGTCGTTCAACCAGATCAAGATTCTCCCCCCAGAACTCGGCATGTGCACCTACCTCAACCAGCTACTCCTCTTCGACAATCAAATCCAGACACTACCCTTCGAGCTCGGCTCTCTACACTTGCTCGACGTTCTCGGCATCGAGGGCAACCCCATCGACCCGGACATGAAACAGGAAATCATGGAGAAGGGCACCAAGAGCCTGATCAACCTCCTCAAGGAGCAAGCCCCTA TTCCGATGCCGCCCAACCCGAGAAAGCTCATTACTGTACAAGAAGATGTTTCGCCTACTTTGGAAAAGGTCAGAGTCTTTTCTTGGAACGTCTTGTGCGACAAGTACGCGACACCGCAAACGTACGGATACACGCCCACGGGCGCATTGAACTGGGAGTACCGGAAGGACTGCATTTTCAGCGAAATGAGAGAGAAGGACGCGGATCTGCTGTGCCTGCAGGAGATTTCGACGGAGGCGTTCAAGGAAGAGTTCAGCCCGGAACTGGCACAGATGGATTACAAGGGTGTGCACTGGCCCAAGACTCGCGCGAAGACCATGGCGGAGAAGGATGCACAGGGTGTGGATGGTTGCGCCACTTTCTACAAGGCCAGCAAGTGGATCTTGCTCGACAAGCAGGTCATCGAATTCGCCGCCATCGCCATCAACCGGCCGGACATGAAGAATCAACATGACGTCTTCAACCGTGTTATGCCAAAGGACAACATCGCCGTTGTGGTATTCCTCGAAAGCCGAGCTACCGGCGCACGCATCATCCTAGTCAACGGACATTTGGCCTGGGAGTCTGTGTTGGCGGACGTCAAGTTGATCCAAACGGGTATCTTGATGGAGCAAGTCACAAAGTTCGCCGAGAAGTACGTTCGCTGGCCAGCACTCAAGGACAAGAAGCCCATCGTCTTCTCTGCTACTGGCAAAGACGGGGATGAGccagcgccgccgccggctaAGGAACCGGGGCCCAGCCAAGAGTATCGCAACAATACCGACATTCCCCTCCTCGTGTGCGGTGACTTCAACTCAACCGGAGACAGCTCGGTCTACGAGCTATTGTCTATGGGACGCGTTCCTCCCAATCACCAAGAGCTGTCATCCTTCCAGTATGGTAGCTTCACGAGGGACGGTATTGAGCACCCCTTCAGCTTGCGGGATGCCTATGCCCACATCAAGAACACCCCCGACGAGATGCCCTTCACCAACTACACGCCTGGCTTCTCAGATGTCATTGATTATCTGTGGTACTCCACCAACACATTGGAAGTGGTGGATCTGCTTGGCCCGCCCGATCCCGAATACCTCAAGCGGATGCCGGCATTCCCCAACTACCACTTCCCGGCCGACCACATCCAGATTATGGCCGAGTTTGTCATCAAAGCTAGAAAGGATAAGAAATCGCCGCACCCGGAACCGGATTTTGGATCAGGAAGCGGGCAAGGCCGGTAG
- a CDS encoding complex 1 protein: MSVVNTELRRRVIAIYKGKLRVFSVLLQNLRNSNVCRWRILTLRQILVVLRLMMRLNFVKSTDHSTTKPRALSFPTHLFAPRPLSILFTASLYNIRSPSIQLLYLGREYPLGYDYFRPRLHKAFSANAALRDEEAIRRGIERAEFVKKGTLSSCLSFFMSFSGFGGWRVLRPWTGQVGVGFFCLHVGGECVSWCTSMSLDILYAPQSPQSQPSKPDAALFRAWEVLSMKYLPSSATASSSGQLSSFAQLRLFHARLPKWTTSLYSPNSIRVMTFHHSRHGLTLCISSLFPPHSKSKHCKSAQCLSPALSKKGPRLRPRPSNFATSSPQVHIITSMTILESSILFNGTYAVQRVPLSSHPAVPPPPPSNTQTESFLRRVSLQSKCVLLGAIRTVKVSLPYILYPPSSPPLPENQSKKTEGMIRYRSIQRVTTPQLATPDRPKRRRENLPCLFTSSTLLETLSKPLIRSHSTMIYHPNNSYQVGPCPPSVLTSNSSNSSPASLTNGRTSQFEMLIDWRFPFTARQVASVECPHGFHGKPITLFRMPSHSMHSRLQHMLLQGAIIPLITLLSQHRVYVDDVVVDDDDDDVDDGVSR; this comes from the exons ATGAGCGTCGTGAATACCGAGTTGCGGAGGCGGGTCATTGCCATTTACAAGGGTAAGTTGAGAGTCTTTTCAGTATTGTT ACAAAACCTGCGCAATTCTAACGTCTGTCGCTGGCGCATCCTTACTCTACGACAGATACTTGTCGTCCTGAGACTGATGATGCGGTTGAATTTCGTCAAGTCGACTGACCACAGCACGACCAAACCCAGAGCTCTCTCTTTCCCAACACATCTTTTTGCCCCTCGCCCTCTCTCTATTCTATTCACTGCCTCCCTCTACAATATCCGCTCACCTTCCATCC AACTCCTCTACTTGGGCCGGGAATACCCCCtcggctacgattacttccGCCCCCGCCTGCACAAGGCGTTTTCTGCGAATGCTGCGCTGCGGGATGAGGAGGCTATTCGAAGGGGGATCGAGAGGGCTGAGTTTGTGAAGAAGGGTACGTTGTCTTCCTGTCTTTCTTTCTTTATGTCTTTCTCTGGGTTTGGGGGATGGCGTGTCCTTCGTCCGTGGACAGGGCAAG TTGGAGTTGGTTTC TTCTGTCTCCACGTTGGAGGCGAGTGTGTCTCGTGGTGCACCAGCATGAGTCTCGATATACTATATGCGCCTCAAAGTCCCCAATCTCAGCCATCTAAACCGGATGCCGCTCTCTTCCGGGCGTGGGAAGTGCTCTCCATGAAGTACTTACCGTCTAGTGCGACTGCATCTAGTTCTGGGCAACTTTCATCCTTTGCCCAACTGCGTTTGTTCCATGCTAGACTTCCCAAGTGGACAACATCGCTTTACTCCCCCAACTCTATCAGAGTCATGACCTTCCATCATTCCCGTCATGGACTCACCCTTTGTATCTCATCCCTCTTTCCTCCCCATTCT AAATCGAAGCATTGTAAGTCAGCCCAGTGCCTCTCACCTGCGCTTTCCAAAAAAGGCCCCCGTCTGCGTCCACGTCCATCCAACTTCGCAACCTCGTCTCCCCAAGTACACATTATCACTTCCATGACAA TCCTTGAGAGTTCAATACTCTTCAACGGCACGTACGCTGTTCAACGCGTCCCCCTTTCAAGCCATCCCGCCGtacctccccctcccccctccaACACCCAAACCGAGTCCTTCCTCAGGCGTGTTTCCTTACAGAGCAAGTGCGTTTTGCTAGGCGCGATTCGCACGGTCAAAGTCAGTCTTCCATACATCCTCTATCCTCCTTCCTCACCCCCTCTCCCAGAAAATCAAAGTAAAAAAACAGAGGGCATGATTCGCTATCGCAGCATACAACGGGTGACGACGCCACAGTTGGCAACACCAGACCGcccaaaaagaagaagagaaaatTTGCCCTGCCTCTTCACATCCTCAACCTTACTCGAGACCTTGTCTAAGCCCCTGATTCGATCACACTCTACAATGATATACCATCCAAACAACTCGTACCAAGTCGGTCCTTGTCCCCCCTCCGTCCTCACATCCAACTCATCCAACTCATCCCCCGCTTCCCTTACCAATGGTCGTACAAGTCAATTCGAGATGTTAATCGACTGGCGATTCCCCTTCACGGCGAGGCAAGTCGCCTCCGTCGAGTGCCCGCATGGCTTTCATGGAAAACCCATCACTCTCTTCCGAATGCCAAGTCACTCCATGCATTCAAGGTTACAGCATATGCTTCTCCAGGGCGCCATAATCCCCCTCATTACTCTCCTCTCTCAGCATC GTGTATATGTAGATGATGTGGTAGTagatgacgatgatgatgatgttgaCGATGGGGTATCTCGATGA
- a CDS encoding methyltransferase domain-containing protein produces MYTSFAPANPADSSRIPSRQPSSNSSHFGQQQQQHHHHHHPATRLKHIRTSSSSSASRSSHETSLTPTSTILSTASPIDPRDLTSPASPKKHKHHHSLQETRAGADRTRIRVPARLRKESGTLSSYARHPLVPPTPSHIGLTPNELKHVAMLVDTDTSGRHLTAGKAGAIPFSRTDSLSSAAPSTASMSTRTMTSSDPTTNSFDASRPYCLRNGRTYLSDPSLAYPLPVDLSEIHRQSLRTLLLIQLFGSPICSTAFASKPPGRVLEVACGSGFWSQSCHRYFAQRGHPDIHFTGMDIGPMGQHAGDVSRDMKWRFMQHDIRNFPWPFADGEFDLVMVKDLSLVVTSPHALQNAIEEYHRILRPGGTVEFWDSDHQIRMLRPHAAPQSGNTEDTATVASLGAYPISAKTPLSAPLNNFLVEYNSWVHRALESRNLSPVPCTLIGPMLIQESEELTDIQSKRLAIPLSEVRWEREGVGGVVTKDGKSFINSGKGKGKDKPDEQKKTLTEAQAALRRTALMTVVQQIQSLEPILREVSGKSQDEWDGWLGKMMNDLMRENGTSWGECLEVGAWWARKRER; encoded by the exons ATGTACACCAGCTTCGCCCCC GCCAACCCGGCGGATTCTTCGCGCATACCGTCGCGCCAACCATCATCAAACAGTTCTCACTTtggacagcagcagcagcagcaccaccaccaccaccaccccgcAACCCGTCTCAAGCACATCCGCACATCGTCATCGTCCTCGGCGTCACGCTCCTCGCACGAGACCTCACTCACACCCACGTCGACGATCCTCTCGACTGCGTCGCCCATCGACCCGCGCGATCTTACCTCGCCAGCGTCTCCAAAGAAGCACAAGCATCACCACTCGCTACAAGAGACGCGCGCTGGTGCCGACCGCACTCGCATCCGGGTGCCGGCGCGCCTTCGCAAGGAAAGCGGCACCTTAAGCTCCTACGCGAGACACCCGCTTGTACCGCCTACACCATCTCACATCGGTCTCACTCCGAATGAGCTAAAACATGTCGCCATGCTCGTCGACACGGACACATCGGGCCGTCATCTCACTGCCGGCAAGGCCGGTGCAATTCCTTTTTCCCGTACCGACAGTCTTTCGTCGGCGGCTCCTTCAACCGCCTCCATGTCGACCCGCACAATGACGTCCTCCGACCCCACGACAAACTCGTTCGATGCCTCTCGCCCTTACTGCTTGCGCAATGGCCGCACATATCTGTCAGATCCGTCATTAGCATACCCCTTGCCTGTTGACCTGAGCGAGATCCATCGCCAGTCATTGCGCACACTGCTGCTCATCCAGTTGTTTGGTTCGCCAATCTGCTCCACAGCATTTGCTAGCAAGCCGCCTGGTCGTGTCCTCGAAGTCGCCTGCGGTTCCGGATTCTGGAGTCAGTCGTGTCACCGGTATTTCGCGCAACGAGGCCACCCAGATATCCACTTCACTGGCATGGACATTGGCCCAATGGGGCAGCATGCGGGGGACGTATCTCGCGACATGAAATGGCGATTCATGCAGCACGACATTCGCAACTTTCCGTGGCCGTTTGCCGATGGCGAATTCGACTTGGTCATGGTCAAGGATCTGAGTCTGGTTGTGACGTCGCCGCACGCACTGCAGAACGCCATTGAAGAATATCATCGCATTCTTCGCCCCGGTGGCACTGTGGAATTCTGGGATAGCGACCACCAGATCCGCATGTTGCGGCCCCACGCCGCGCCACAGTCTGGCAACACCGAAGACACCGCCACCGTCGCCTCGCTCGGCGCGTATCCCATTTCGGCAAAGACCCCTTTGAGCGCGCCGCTGAACAACTTCCTCGTCGAGTACAACAGTTGGGTTCACCGTGCACTCGAGTCCCGCAATCTGAGCCCTGTGCCTTGCACTCTCATCGGTCCTATGCTCATCCAGGAATCCGAGGAGCTGACTGACATACAAAGCAAGCGCCTGGCGATCCCACTTTCTGAAGTTCGCTGGGAGCGCGAGGGCGTCGGCGGTGTCGTGACCAAGGACGGCAAGTCGTTCATCAACTCTGGCAAGGGCAAGGGCAAAGACAAACCGGACGAGCAGAAGAAGACGTTGACCGAGGCCCAGGCGGCGCTCCGCCGCACGGCCTTGATGACCGTCGTACAGCAGATCCAGAGCCTGGAGCCGATCTTGCGCGAGGTCAGCGGCAAGAGCCAGGACGAATGGGACGGCTGGCTAGGCAAGATGATGAACGACCTCATGAGGGAGAACGGTACGAGTTGGGGAGAGTGTTTGGAGGTCGGTGCCTGGTGGGCACGCAAGAGGGAGCGATGA